One window of the Cryptomeria japonica chromosome 7, Sugi_1.0, whole genome shotgun sequence genome contains the following:
- the LOC131051487 gene encoding high mobility group B protein 3, with protein MAASTSASKANNPKARKRVDVDPSTLKRARDGSAFTRCDACKKDVPVATADMHNCQQDGKIWTNFEAPKAPQEPKRAEAKKPAEEKRSKSKTSSEKKKKPKKEKKVKDPNLPKRPQTAFFLFMDDFRKSYKEANPEAKGVAQVAKEGGEKWKSLSEEEKKQYTEKAAELKAEYEKAMAKYQKDRDAVVPGEADDKETDAGASGSEAEEE; from the exons ATGGCAGCCTCTACATCTGCTTCAAAGGCTAATAATCCCAAGGCAAGGAAAAGGGTAGATGTTGATCCGTCCACTCTGAAGCGAGCTAGAGATGGCAGCGCCTTTACTAGATG TGATGCATGCAAAAAGGATGTGCCCGTAGCGACTGCTGATATGCATAATTGCCAGCAGGATGGGAAAATCTGGACTAATTTTG AAGCCCCAAAAGCACCACAAGAGCCCAAACGTGCAGAGGCTAAGAAGCCAGCTGAAGA GAAGAGGTCAAAGAGCAAGACATCAAGCGAGAAGAAGAAAAAGcccaagaaggagaagaaggttaaGGATCCAAATTTGCCAAAAAGACCGCAGACTGCTTTTTTCTTGTTCAT GGATGATTTCAGGAAGAGCTATAAAGAGGCCAACCCTGAGGCCAAGGGTGTTGCACAG GTTGCTAAAGAAGGCGGTGAAAAATGGAAGTCTTTGTCAGAAGAG GAGAAGAAGCAATATACTGAGAAAGCTGCTGAGTTGAAGGCAGAATATGAAAAGGCCATGGCTAAGTACCAAAAG GATAGGGATGCTGTAGTGCCAGGGGAAGCTGATGATAAGGAAACG GATGCTGGAGCAAGTGGATCTGAAGCAGAGGAAGAGTGA